Proteins encoded together in one Salvelinus fontinalis isolate EN_2023a chromosome 6, ASM2944872v1, whole genome shotgun sequence window:
- the LOC129858502 gene encoding E3 ubiquitin-protein ligase synoviolin-like: protein MVRAALVTATSLALTGAVIAHAYLLKHQFYPTVVYLTKSSPSMAVLYIQAFVLVFLLGKFMRKVFFGQLRAAEMEHLIERSWYAVTETCLAFTVFRDDFSPRFVALFTLLLFIKCFHWLAEDRVDFMERSPNISWVFHFRVLSLMVLLAILDFLFVNHACHSIITRGASVQLVFGFEYAILMTMVLTTFIKYTLHTVHLQSDNPWDNKAVYMLYTELFTGFIKVLLYMAFMTIMIKVHTFPLFAIRPMYLAMRQFKKAVTDAIMSRRAIRNMNTLYPDATPEDLLASDNVCIICREEMVTGAKKLPCNHIFHSSCLRSWFQRQQTCPTCRMDVLRASNPNQPPTPAPAQPPAPAAPANAPVPGPPGNVGPGMMPHFPPGLFPFWGPFPGAAPPAGAPGAPGATEVPGATEAAQTQGAGTGQSTGASTVGAAPAPGGPMPGFPFPSFPPPPFPSPPWLTMPPPPPFVSSMPPPPPALSTMSEAELRELEQDGRRGLEARLQCLHNIHTLLDAAMLNIHHYLTTVATLTPPQSETSSAAGEASGSSPPSTSAETQENDSQSSTAAEPEAVNGATGFSQPDSTTLGDSEDKRDEEEGDGEEIGDDGEPNPSELRRRRLRKLETTPPPPDH, encoded by the exons ATGGTGCGTGCAGCCCTGGTGACTGCCACCAGTCTGGCTCTGACTGGCGCTGTGATTGCCCATGCCTACTTGCTCAAACACCAGTTCTACCCCACTGTGGTCTACCTCACCAAGAGTAGCCCCAGTATGGCA GTGTTGTACATCCAGGCGTTTGTGTTGGTGTTTCTTTTGGGAAAGTTCATGCGTAAAGTCTTCTTCGGACAGCTGAGAGCTGCAGAGATGGAG CATCTGATAGAGCGATCCTGGTATGCTGTCACAGAGACGTGTCTGGCCTTTACCGTGTTCAGGGACGACTTCTCTCCCCGCTTCGTTGCCCTATTCACCCTGCTGCTCTTCATCAAGTGCTTCCACTGGCTGGCTGAGGACAGGGTGGACTTT ATGGAGAGAAGTCCTAATATATCCTGGGTCTTCCACTTCAGGGTGCTCT ctcTGATGGTGTTGCTGgcaatcctggacttcctgtttGTCAACCATGCCTGTCACAGTATCATCACACGAGGGGCCTCTGTCCAACTAGTCTTTGGATTTGAG TATGCCATCCTGATGACAATGGTGCTCACCACCTTCATCAAGTACACCCTCCACACTGTTCACCTCCAGAGTGACAACCCCTGGGACAACAAAGCAGTCTACATGCTCTACACCGAGCTCTTCACTG gTTTCATCAAGGTCCTCCTGTACATGGCTTTCATGACCATCATGATAAAGGTTCACACCTTCCCCCTATTCGCCATCCGGCCCATGTACCTGGCTATGAG GCAGTTCAAGAAAGCAGTAACAGATGCCATAATGTCGCGGCGAGCCATCCGCAACATGAATACACT TTACCCAGATGCTACTCCTGAAGATCTGCTGGCTTCAGACAACGTGTGTATCATCTGTCGTGAAGAGATGGTGACTGGAGCCAAGAAACTTCCTTGCAACCATATCTTCCACTCTAG TTGCCTTCGCTCCTGGTTCCAGAGACAGCAGACGTGTCCTACATGTCGTATGGATGTCCTCCGGGCCTCTAACCCCAATCAGCCCCCCACCCCAGCCCCTGCCCAGCCCCCTGCCCCAGCAGCACCCGCCAACGCCCCTGTCCCAGGACCACCTGGGAACG TTGGCCCTGGAATGATGCCCCACTTCCCCCCAGGGCTGTTTCCTTTCTGGGGCCCCTTCCCTGGAGCGGCCCCCCCTGCTGGTGCTCCTGGCGCCCCAGGAGCCACAGAGGTCCCTGGGGCCACAGAGGCAGCTCAGACTCAGGGAGCTG GCACGGGTCAGTCCACTGGGGCCAGTACAGTCGGTGCTGCTCCTGCTCCAGGAGGCCCTATGCCTGGGTTCCCCTTCCCCTCCTTCCCACCCCCACCGTTCCCCTCACCTCCATGGCTGACTATGCCACCACCTCCACCGTTTG TGTCATCCATGCCCCCTCCTCCCCCGGCCCTGTCCACCATGTCAGAGGCTGAGCTGAGGGAGCTGGAGCAGGACGGCCGTAGAGGCCTGGAGGCCAGACTGCAGTGTCTCCACAACATCCACACTCTACTGGACGCTGCCATGCTCAACATCCACCATTACCTCACTACCGTCGCCACGCTCAC TCCTCCTCAGTCAGAAACCAGCAGCGCTGCTGGCGAGGCCAGTGGAtcatctcctccctccactagTGCAGAAACCCAGGAGAATGACTCTCAGAGCAGTACAG CCGCTGAACCTGAAGCTGTGAATGGGGCCACAGGTTTCTCCCAGCCAGACTCTACCACGTTGGGCGACAGTGAAGACAAGCGCGATGaagaggaaggagatggagaggaaatCGGCGACGACGGAGAGCCCAACCCTTCAGAGCTGAGGCGCCGTCGTCTCCGCAAACTCGAGaccacaccccctcctcctgaccACTGA